In a single window of the Anguilla rostrata isolate EN2019 chromosome 6, ASM1855537v3, whole genome shotgun sequence genome:
- the LOC135257911 gene encoding 12-(S)-hydroxy-5,8,10,14-eicosatetraenoic acid receptor-like: MVEFMLALPLNITVLYILIFKFRFWRGNGVFLLNLVLADLLLLICLPVKSSAYHQGFRRSKEKTVCKAMLFMLFLNRGASIAFLTVISVDRYFSVVHPRKKNFLKVLKRSPQVSVLIWALLLPLTIPTMHKSFECCNSYGREDDHFTDTLREIVFFTQILIPFFVLVFCTVQVIQRLKRKTVGDRTKLRRAVFLVTSVVLVFSICFLPCTISRMILLIFRVQEMHNKEDIAVQVHDGLMVFSYLDCLLDPLVYCFCSARFKELYISNIFPFLLPKKKPNL; encoded by the coding sequence ATGGTGGAGTTCATGCTGGCTCTGCCATTGAACATAACCGTCCTCTACATACTAATCTTTAAATTCAGGTTCTGGAGGGGCAATGGCGTCTTCCTGCTCAACCTCGTCCTGGCTGACTTACTGCTTCTGATCTGTCTGCCAGTGAAATCCTCCGCTTATCACCAAGGCTTCAGACGGAGCAAAGAGAAGACGGTCTGCAAGGCGATGCTCTTCATGCTGTTCCTGAACCGGGGGGCCAGCATCGCCTTCCTGACCGTCATCTCCGTCGACCGCTACTTCAGCGTGGTCCACCCCCGAAAGAAGAACTTCCTCAAGGTCCTGAAGAGATCGCCTCAGGTTTCGGTCCTCATCTGGGCGCTCCTGCTCCCCCTGACCATTCCCACCATGCACAAGTCGTTCGAGTGCTGCAACAGCTACGGACGCGAGGACGACCATTTCACCGACACTTTGAGGGAGATCGTGTTTTTCACCCAGATTCTCATCCCCTTCTTTGTCCTGGTCTTCTGCACTGTGCAGGTTATACAGAGGCTGAAGAGGAAGACTGTGGGGGACAGAACCAAGCTTCGCAGGGCTGTGTTTCTGGTCACCTCCGTTGTGCTGGTTTTCTCCATCTGCTTCTTACCCTGCACCATATCCAGAATGATACTGTTGATCTTCAGAGTCCAAGAGATGCACAACAAAGAAGATATAGCCGTTCAGGTACATGATGGCCTCATGGTCTTCTCCTATTTGGACTGTTTGCTGGACCCATTGGTGTATTGCTTCTGCAGTGCGCGGTTCAAAGAACTGTACATATCAAACATTTTCCCATTCCTTCTGCCCAAGAAAAAACCcaacctgtga